The Nitrospira sp. sequence CTGTCTGTTGGGATCGGTGCCTACAGCATTGGGGGTCCCCATCGTGAACGATCCCAATGGATTCGAAGACATCTCCTGGGGGACAATCTTGTCCGAGACGGAGCACTTCGTGAAGGTCGAGGATGCAGGTCGCGTACAGATTTACGAGCGGAGAGAACGAAGTCCCTCGCTTGGCGCGACACCGGTCGATTCCATACGATTTACCACGTTTGAGAAGAAGTTCGGTCGAGTCACGGTTCGTTACAGCGGCAAAGATACCCATGACGGAATCCTGACCTATCTTCAAGCAATATATGGCCCACTCGATCGAACGCCGGGACAGATCGCCGTCGGGCCGGTCAAGGTCTATGCGTGGCATGGTCTTCTCACTGAAGTGACGTTGCGATTCGAGAGCGGGATCGATCGCGGGATCATCTTCTTTGAAAGTCGGACACTTGCTGAAAAACTGGCCGACGGCACTTCCTCCACAGCCTTTTGACTGGCATCGGATGTTCCATGCTGTCCCAGAATTTCCATTTCTATACGCTGGCTTTCCGGCATCCATCCCGATTATTGAATTGATTAGGAAAATATCCTGAACGCGGTTATGATGACGAGGCCTAAGATGAATAGTCGAAAATCCTACGTGCCACTGGACAGCCGTTACGCCGAACGCGTCGCTGTCACGTGTCGAGTGCGTTACGTCGGTGAGGTCCCAACACAGCCGCACCAAGGCGAAGGGCTCACCAAGAACATATCAGTTTCCGGATGCCATGTTATCAGTGACCGCCCCGTCACGCGTGGGACACTACTGACCCTTATCATTGCCCTGCCCGATGGGTTACCGCAATTCTCGATCAAATCGGCGCATGTTGTATGGGTCTCAGGTTGCCAGTTTTCCGTCCGATTTATGGACCTGAGTCGCGACCACCGAAAACGGCTGCAAGCGTTCATCTGGAAGAGCATCTCCCACACCACCGTGAGTGATCAACGAACACGATTCCGACTTATATAGTCCCGCCTCCACTACACCCTGTCGGTTTCTCCTACTCCATAGCGCGTTCAAACGGCACATCGGGTCCAAGCCACTCGTAAACTGTTTCATCGTCACGCGTGTCTTTCGAATTGATACCGACTTGTTGATTGACTGCTCATATCTCACCCCACTTCCGGATGGACGGGTACCCCTCCCCTAGGGGGAAGGCAAGGTCGGTGCTCAGCGGTAGCTTTCATCCATAACGAAGTCCCAACAGGAGGAGGGTGACTATGAGACAGATGAAACACATAAGCGGCTCAAAAGCCCATCACTCCCATGGCTCGATCGAACGCCGAAGAATGACAAGGACCAGCGTGTCCTTCGGCCTGATGTATTCTGGAATCACAGAAGAAGATGTTTTGATTGGAGACGGTACGGTGGTAGACCTGTCTGATGGTGGATTGGGCATTCGTGGAGATGCCCCTGTCCAAGTTGGTATGGACCTCACATTGTTCCTATATCTAGCTGACAGTGAAGATCTCTTGTTCGTCGTAGAGGCGACGGTTGCCTGGACAAAGGGACATTTGTTTGGTGTCATCCCGGACGAACACAGCCTCCGCGACGGCGGTCGCCTGCAGTCGTTCCTCCGCTCCCAAGGTGTTGGTCAGGCCTAGTTGGTTCGCTGTCGGTGATCGCGACTGGGAAATGGAGGCTGTGTTTTGGCAATGTGGTCCCTATCACATAGAACGCGACAATCACCTGACTGTTATGTAATCGCCGAGCCTCTTTCTCTTTCATGTTGATGTGTCATCTGACCTTGTTTTTCACTTAGCCACATGCTAACTTTTGGTGAGTAACCACTTACTCACCATGAACAGGACAAAAAAGCCGTCTCCCCAACCTCATTCCCCCTCGCGAACATCAGGTCATGAGCGACAAGCCAGCTTGATCAGTGCCGCGGCGGCGCTCTTTGCAGCCAATGGGTTTACCGGAACGACCACGAAGGAAATCGCCAAGGCAGCCGGCGTCAGTGAGGCCCTGCTTTTCAAACACTTCCCGACGAAGCATGCACTGTATACCGCAATTCTAGCGGAAAAAGCCCAATATTCCGGGCTACGAGAGGCAGTCGAAGAAGCCGCCAAAAGGCAAGATGATGCACGGCTCTTCACGTTGCTGGCCAGCTATCGGATCAGAAAGGGCGCGGATCCGACATTGCTTCGCTTGCTCCTGTTCAGTGCCTTGGAGGGACATGAATTGTCCGACATGTTTTTTCAGAAGCAGTATCGCGTCTTTCACGATCTCCTCGCCGGCTATATTCGCCGACGCATTGACGACGGCGCGTTCCGTCCGGTCGATCCATTGCTTACGGCCAGAGCGTTTTTTGGGATCATCGTCCACCATCGACTGCTGCACGATATCTTTGGTTTGCCGATGCACCTGACCCACGAAAAAACGGTGGCGGAATATGTGTCGCTTTTCCTTGGCGGGCTCGTTCGACAATCGCCGAGCGCGTAAGCGACCAGCACTGACATGAGCCAACTATCCCGATATCCATTTGTGATTCTTGGGATCATCATCTTTTTCGCCGTCACGGCTCTTGTCGTCTTCCGTCTGAGCACAGGCGCTAAAACCGACACCAACAAGACACGGCTTATCACGGTAGGAGTGATATCCCCGCTGAGGCAGGATCTCGACATTCGCCTGGCCTATACGGCGGACATCTCACCCTATCAAGTCGTCAATGTCTTTTCACGGGTCGACGGTTACATCGCGAAACTGCATGTCGATAAGGGTGATTTTGTGAGGGCCAATCAGTTGCTCGTCGAAATCGACCATACGGACTATCAACATGCCGTCGATCAGGCAAAAGCCAATCTTTCAGCGGCCAAGGCGAAAGTATCACAACAAGACGCCGCGGTGCGCAACGCCAAACTGACCCTCGATCGCATGCAAGCCCTCATCAAAGATCAATTTGTTTCACAACAAGATTTGGACAACGCGCAGGTCAACTCTGATGCCGCTATCGCCGCACAAGAATCCTTGCACGCGCAGGTCAAACAGATGGAGGTCGCACTGGCTCAAGCGGAGACCAATCTGACCTACTCCTATATCCGCGCCCCGTTTTCCGGCTATATCGCGGAACGAAATCTGGATACCGGTGCCTATGTCACCGGCGCGACCGCAAGTACATCGACCATGTCGCGGGGCATTATGAGCCTGCACGACATCAATACCGTCCGGGTGCTGATCGAAGTCGTCGAAAAAGAGATTCCGCTGGTGAAGATCGGACAAAAGGCTGAGCTTCGGGCCGAAGCGTATCCAGATCACGTGTTCGAGGGAACCGTCACGCGTATCGTTCAAGCCCTGAATCGTGCCACGCGTACCATGACTGTGGAAGTCGATTTACCCAACAAGGATCTCCGGTTAAAAGGCGGCATGTTCGCGAGGGTTGAGGTGATGGTGGGGACCCATCTTCAGGCGTTGCAGATTCCCATCGACGCCGTCAGTCGGCTGGAGGATACGCAGTACGTCTATGTCGTTCGGGAGGGGAAAGCCCAACGGGTAGATATTGCAATCGGTGCCCGTAACGGGAACCGCGTAGAAATCACCAAAGGTCTGACCGGCAGCGAAGAGGTCATCGTCTCCGGCAAAGATATAATACACGACGGCACACCCGTGCGCACTCAACCCCTTCCTCAGCCATCGGACTTGAATACTGACGGGAAGAGCTGAACGGGAGCCATCATACGCTTTGCCCTATTTCTTAAGATGACCTCCTGATCAGCACTCAGCGATCATTACTCCGTTGCTCCGATATGTGGCTGACCTTACTCGCATTACGCAATCGCATCGGCATCCTGATGCTATCGCTCGCGATGGTGGTATTGGGCTTGACGTCCCTCCAGCGATTGCCGGTTGATCTGTTCCCGCAAATCCAGGTCCCGGTCGCCTTCGTAGGGGTCATTTACAAAGGGGCGCCTCCTCTCGATATTGAACAGAGCGTCGTGTACCCGATCGAAAAAGCGGTCAGCTCAGCCTCCAATGTCGAACACGTCGAGTCATTCAGTAAGCAGGGTATCGGCGCGGTGCAAATCTGGTTCAATTGGGGAGCAGACATCAACGTCGGACAAATGGAGGTGATGCAGCGCATCACACAGATTCTGAACAGCCTCCCACCCGGCATTCTGCAGCCCTTTATCGTCAAGTTCGACGTCTCCAATATTCCCGTCTCGATCGTGTCGGTATCGAGCGACGAGCTGGACGAACGCGCACTGTACGATTTGGCATACAACACCATCGCTCCACAAATCGAACAGATCGCCAATGTCGCGGCGGCGACCGTCGAGGGGGGCAAGATCCGCCAAATCAACATCAACCTTGATCCGGCACTGCTCAGCGCGCGCGGGCTTTCGATTCTCGACGTCGTGAATTCCGTCAAAGCCGCCAACCTGATTTTGCCTTCAGGCGATATCAAAGCAGGCAACCTGGACTACAACGTCTTCACCAACAATCAGTTTCGGACGGTCGAGCCGATCCAAGACGTCATCGTGAAAGTCAATCCGCTGGGCAACCCGGTTCGCGTGCGCGATGTGGGGACCGTGACGGACTCGTCCGACATTCAAACGAACATCGTGCATGCCGATGGAGCCAAATCGGTATTTCTTCGAGTGAACAAGCAACCGATCGCCAATACGGTCGAAGTCGTGGACGCCCTGCGCGCCGCGCTCCCCAAGATGTTCGGCATTCCCGAAGGAGTGAAGCTCGGCATCTCGTTCGATCAATCCCTCTATATTCGGCAATCCATCAACAATCTCGTTGAACAAGCCCTCCACGGCTCGTTGTTGGCAGCGGCTGTGATTCTCATCTTCCTGCGCAACCTCACCAGTACCCTGATCGTTTCCGTTGCCATCCCACTGTCCATGCTGGTGACGTTTATCGTGCTCTATTTCACCGGACAGACGCTCAATGTTTTCACGCTCGGGGGACTCGCACTGGGCATCGGCCGCCTCGTTGATGATTCCATCGTGGAACTGGAAAATATCCAACGCCATCTCAATGCCAATCCCAATCGGTGGACCGGCATTCTGGACGCCGCACGGGAGGTGGCGATGCCGATCTTTGCCTCCACCGTCACGACGGTGGTGGTCTTCCTCCCGATGTTTTTCGTCGTCGGCGTCGCGCGTCTGCTGCTGATTCCATTGACCGTCACGATCGCCATTGCGCTCTTCACGTCTTTTTTGGTGTCCCGCACGGTCACGCCGGCGCTCTGCTACAAATTTCTCAAACCTGAGCAAGAGGCCTGGCGGTCGATGCCGACTTGGTTTGTCAACCTGATGGAGTGGAGCCGTAACCGGTATGAATCCCTCGATAGGAGTTACGAAGACTCGTTACGGTGGGTACTGGGCCATCGCCGAATCTTCATCATCGCAGTCCTGCTGATCTTCCTCGGATCGCTGACGTTGGTTCCCATGATCGGAACGGAATTCCTGCCGGTGTCCGATGAGAGCCAATTTCGCATCGTCCTACGGGCTCCCGTCGGCCAACGAGTTGAAAAGACGGAGCAGCAGGTCTCGGAAGTCGAGCGCGTCCTTCGCGCGAACATTCCAGCCGCCGAACTGGAGACGATTGTCTCCAGCACGGGGATTTTGTCGCAAGGCCGCTCGTCCCTTTTCAATCCCAATACGGGCCCCCACACCTCTTCGATTCAAGTGTACCTCGCCGACCCGGCGAAGCGGACCAGAAATCAGGTCGAGATCATGAACGATGTGCGTCCCAAGATCGTCAAACTCTTCCCCGGCGTGTCGATGTATTTCGATCCCGGGGGTCTCGTCAAACGCGTTACCAGCTTCGGCTCGCAAAAGGCCGTGGACGTGGAAATTTATGGATATGACTTCGACAAAGCGAGGGACGTCATCGCCCGCGTCAAGGAGATCATGGAGCGGATTCCCGGCCTGGCTGATATCGAACCGAGCCGGGAAGAGAACTACCCGGAGGTCAACGTCACCGTCGATCGAGAGAAAGCGGCCTTACTCGGCATCAGCGAAGCCAATGTCGCCAACGCCGTGCTCTTTTCATTGAACGGAAACGGCCAAACCGACCCGATCATTTACACGGACCCGCAAAACGGCAACGAGTATTTCATCAGCGCGTGGCTTGCCGAGGAGCACAGGAAGAATCTCACTGATCTGGAGAATATTTTACTCACGACCAAACTCGGTGAGCCGGTCTTGCTGAAGAACGTGGCGTCGCTCAAGTTGAATGCCGGACCGGTGAAAGTCGATCGGAAGTATTTCCAGCGCGTGGTCCATATTACGGCGAATCCAATCAATCGACCGCTCGGCGACATCGCCGATGACCTCGAGTCGTCGTTCGCCGATCTTCAGCTGCCGGCCGGGTTCAGCATCAAGCTGGCGGGCCAAATTCAGCAGCAGCGCGAAACCTTCCAAGGGTTGCAGTTTGCGATCGTCCTGGCGCTCGTGTTGGTCTACATGGTGATGGCCGCACAATTTAAGTCGCTCATCGATCCATTCATCATCATGTTTTCGGTGCCGATGGGCTTTCCCGGTGTCATCTTGATCCTCTTCCTGACGAATACGACGCTGTCCACCACATCGATGATGGGCATCATCATGATGTTCGGAATCGTCGTCTCGAACGGCGTCCTGCTGGTCGATTACACCAACGTGCTCCGCCGTAGAGGCGAACCACTTCACCGTGCGGTCGTGACCGCAGCGCGAACCAGACTGCGCCCGATTCTCATGACTTCACTGGCCACGGTCTTCGGCCTCCTTCCCATGGCGATCGGCCTCGGAACCGGCGGCGAAACCAACGCGCCCTTGGCACGGGCGGTCGTCGGAGGCTTGAGCGTCTCCACGCTCCTCACGCTGTTTCTCGTCCCCACGCTGTACGCGATTTTAGAAGAACGGTTCCCAAGAAGACTGGATTTGCAGACGGGAGATCACGTGCAAACTTCGGCCGGCGAGGTTCCTGTCACGGAGTGACGCTCGTCAGCTCTCAACAGCGTTTGGGAACAAGGATTTCAGCTGCATGGCCAGCCCGATATCTCCTGTGATCTGCAAACGCCCGGACATCGCCATCGCCATGCCGCTCATCTGTCCATTGAGGATCTTGATGCAATCTTCTCCGGCCATCGACAGGGTCACATGCGGATCGGCGTGGGTGCCGTCCTTCACGACACAGGTGCCGTTGTGCACCAGCAGTTGATACTGGCCGCCCTGAGTGCCTTGCAGATCGAACTGGTATACCGCCTCGACATCTTCCGCTGCATCCTTATCCAATTTTGACGGAAGCGCATCGAGCACTTCTCTGATGGTCTTGGCTTTCATGAATAGACGTAGTCCCTCAATAACAATGAACGCTGCCGGGGGCGCACTATCGCGCCCCCGAAGCAATCTTCATGTGGTTGAAACCCTCTAGTACCGGAGAGTCGCTGTCGCGACACTGCGCCGGGCGCCGAAGAACTCCCTCGAAAAGGACTCGACGACCGTGGGATCATAGCCCTTGCAGCTGAAAATGTCGAGGTAGGCGTGATTGGTTTCGTTGGCGAAATGACCGCTGATCAATGAGGTGGAGATCAACTGCACCATGGAATACCCGGCCACAGGGCCTTCGCCGAAATCGACGACCTGACATTCCCCGAAGCGCTTCATATCGATGAGCTCACACAACTCAACGACGTAGCGTTTGATATAGGCGGCATCACGGATAAGATCGGGATTGCAATCGTGGAGGTCTACTGCCGTGCAGAGTCCCCATGCCTTGCCGCTTCCCACCATGTCTTGGACAGGTCGAGCAGCCGCCGCAGGGGCGTTGGTCGGTAAGATCGTGGACTCGGAACTAGCCGAGGTACTCATAGAGGGTTGTTCCCTTTCTGTAAGAGGGTTGAGCGGACAGGAACTGTCATGCGTGAACTATACCATGATTTTTTCGCCGCGCACGTGAAGGTCAAGAAAATTTCGGCTCTATCGGCGAAACCCTCGTCGATCGGTTGACAAGGTCTCCATGCTCAGGAAACAATACATCCTCATGGAATCTTCCTTAGACATGTCCCGGACCGAAATTCCCGATCGCCTTTGCACCTGGTGCAAGGTTCCCATGAAGAAGCGACTGGTCGGCGGCGAGCGGTTCATCCATTACACCTGCCCCAAGTGCGTCTTTCAGCACACGACCAGGCTGGGGCCGAAGCCTCAGACATCGCACCGATAAACATCGCTCCCGTCAGGTGGTCCACCTTGACCATTAATAGTACTTCTCGCGATAGATAGGACAGAGCCCCTTGGCCTGAATACTTGTCGTTACGTCTTTGATCATGTGCCCGTTGCCGCATAGATAGACGGCTAAATCGCCAATCGATGTGACTCGTTCCTCGATG is a genomic window containing:
- a CDS encoding efflux RND transporter periplasmic adaptor subunit, with product MSQLSRYPFVILGIIIFFAVTALVVFRLSTGAKTDTNKTRLITVGVISPLRQDLDIRLAYTADISPYQVVNVFSRVDGYIAKLHVDKGDFVRANQLLVEIDHTDYQHAVDQAKANLSAAKAKVSQQDAAVRNAKLTLDRMQALIKDQFVSQQDLDNAQVNSDAAIAAQESLHAQVKQMEVALAQAETNLTYSYIRAPFSGYIAERNLDTGAYVTGATASTSTMSRGIMSLHDINTVRVLIEVVEKEIPLVKIGQKAELRAEAYPDHVFEGTVTRIVQALNRATRTMTVEVDLPNKDLRLKGGMFARVEVMVGTHLQALQIPIDAVSRLEDTQYVYVVREGKAQRVDIAIGARNGNRVEITKGLTGSEEVIVSGKDIIHDGTPVRTQPLPQPSDLNTDGKS
- a CDS encoding efflux RND transporter permease subunit; its protein translation is MWLTLLALRNRIGILMLSLAMVVLGLTSLQRLPVDLFPQIQVPVAFVGVIYKGAPPLDIEQSVVYPIEKAVSSASNVEHVESFSKQGIGAVQIWFNWGADINVGQMEVMQRITQILNSLPPGILQPFIVKFDVSNIPVSIVSVSSDELDERALYDLAYNTIAPQIEQIANVAAATVEGGKIRQININLDPALLSARGLSILDVVNSVKAANLILPSGDIKAGNLDYNVFTNNQFRTVEPIQDVIVKVNPLGNPVRVRDVGTVTDSSDIQTNIVHADGAKSVFLRVNKQPIANTVEVVDALRAALPKMFGIPEGVKLGISFDQSLYIRQSINNLVEQALHGSLLAAAVILIFLRNLTSTLIVSVAIPLSMLVTFIVLYFTGQTLNVFTLGGLALGIGRLVDDSIVELENIQRHLNANPNRWTGILDAAREVAMPIFASTVTTVVVFLPMFFVVGVARLLLIPLTVTIAIALFTSFLVSRTVTPALCYKFLKPEQEAWRSMPTWFVNLMEWSRNRYESLDRSYEDSLRWVLGHRRIFIIAVLLIFLGSLTLVPMIGTEFLPVSDESQFRIVLRAPVGQRVEKTEQQVSEVERVLRANIPAAELETIVSSTGILSQGRSSLFNPNTGPHTSSIQVYLADPAKRTRNQVEIMNDVRPKIVKLFPGVSMYFDPGGLVKRVTSFGSQKAVDVEIYGYDFDKARDVIARVKEIMERIPGLADIEPSREENYPEVNVTVDREKAALLGISEANVANAVLFSLNGNGQTDPIIYTDPQNGNEYFISAWLAEEHRKNLTDLENILLTTKLGEPVLLKNVASLKLNAGPVKVDRKYFQRVVHITANPINRPLGDIADDLESSFADLQLPAGFSIKLAGQIQQQRETFQGLQFAIVLALVLVYMVMAAQFKSLIDPFIIMFSVPMGFPGVILILFLTNTTLSTTSMMGIIMMFGIVVSNGVLLVDYTNVLRRRGEPLHRAVVTAARTRLRPILMTSLATVFGLLPMAIGLGTGGETNAPLARAVVGGLSVSTLLTLFLVPTLYAILEERFPRRLDLQTGDHVQTSAGEVPVTE
- a CDS encoding PilZ domain-containing protein — encoded protein: MNSRKSYVPLDSRYAERVAVTCRVRYVGEVPTQPHQGEGLTKNISVSGCHVISDRPVTRGTLLTLIIALPDGLPQFSIKSAHVVWVSGCQFSVRFMDLSRDHRKRLQAFIWKSISHTTVSDQRTRFRLI
- a CDS encoding S-adenosylmethionine decarboxylase, with amino-acid sequence MSTSASSESTILPTNAPAAAARPVQDMVGSGKAWGLCTAVDLHDCNPDLIRDAAYIKRYVVELCELIDMKRFGECQVVDFGEGPVAGYSMVQLISTSLISGHFANETNHAYLDIFSCKGYDPTVVESFSREFFGARRSVATATLRY
- a CDS encoding SCP2 sterol-binding domain-containing protein, encoding MKAKTIREVLDALPSKLDKDAAEDVEAVYQFDLQGTQGGQYQLLVHNGTCVVKDGTHADPHVTLSMAGEDCIKILNGQMSGMAMAMSGRLQITGDIGLAMQLKSLFPNAVES
- a CDS encoding PilZ domain-containing protein: MRQMKHISGSKAHHSHGSIERRRMTRTSVSFGLMYSGITEEDVLIGDGTVVDLSDGGLGIRGDAPVQVGMDLTLFLYLADSEDLLFVVEATVAWTKGHLFGVIPDEHSLRDGGRLQSFLRSQGVGQA
- a CDS encoding TetR/AcrR family transcriptional regulator, which gives rise to MNRTKKPSPQPHSPSRTSGHERQASLISAAAALFAANGFTGTTTKEIAKAAGVSEALLFKHFPTKHALYTAILAEKAQYSGLREAVEEAAKRQDDARLFTLLASYRIRKGADPTLLRLLLFSALEGHELSDMFFQKQYRVFHDLLAGYIRRRIDDGAFRPVDPLLTARAFFGIIVHHRLLHDIFGLPMHLTHEKTVAEYVSLFLGGLVRQSPSA